The sequence below is a genomic window from Tubulanus polymorphus chromosome 1, tnTubPoly1.2, whole genome shotgun sequence.
ATTAACTGAAGACCTATCGGCACCTGAATTTTTGAAAGCGACTGAAAGAATGATGCATCGGAGAGGAAAATGTTCGACCATTTACTCTGACAATgcaaaaacatttaaaaaggCTGCCAATGTACTACGGCGTCTTTTTAAAACATCTTAAGTCACTATAGAAGCTGGTTTAAATAAACATGGTGTGACATGGAAGTTTATTCCGCCAAAATCGCCATGGCAAGGTGGTTTTTATGAGAGGTTAGTAAGGAGTGTAAAGGAGCCCTTGAGAAAAATACTCGGCAAAGCTCGTCTCACTTTTAATGATCTGCGAACAGTCTTGGTTGAAGTTGAATGCCAGCTGAATTCGCGACCGCTCACAATAATATCTGCTGATCAGGAAGATCCATTGCCGCTGACTCCAGGTCACTTCTTAGTTGGTCGGAATTTACAGATTGTTCCGGACATTGATGATGTAACAAAGAAAACCAGTTTTGGCCAGAAATGGCAGTACCGCCAAAGGTTAGCGAAACTCTTCTGGTCTCGGTGGTACAAAGAGTACCTAGTTGAATTAAACAAGATGCAAAAGTGGACTGAGATCCAGGAAAACGCTAAAATCGGCGATGTTGTACTTGTTGCGGACGACAACGTGAAGAAAGCTGATTGGCGACTTGGACGCATCATTGATGTTCATATGGGCAGAGATGATCTGGTTCGTTCTGTCACCGTTAAAACTGTGAAAGGTGTAATTAGACGTCCAGTGCAGCGTTTGCGACTTGTTGAAtctgctgatgatgatgaaaagtAATCGGAACATTGTTGTGTACAAATTATGAAGAAATTTCGCAGCACTTCGACTCACGTAGTACCTTATTTGAAAACTCGCTAAGGTCGTTTTCAGAGGGGAGTGTTACCAAttgtatttcattgttttaattttgtaaattaagTAATTTTGTCTTAAATTGTTtcccgtatggtgctgccaccttctGGGATTACTTTCCTTCCCAGGCATGCGAGGGAGAGAATTCAAGCTCAGTGATTGGCTGAgacttttttgttgttgttgttcatcCAAAATGGTGGGAAAATCATAAGATGGGTCAGGCATTTTGTAtgttataaatctaattttgtAGCCTATCAAGATGGCTCGAGTGTGCCTTGATAATGTATTTAAGTTAAACTATGTATAGATCAGGCACAGCAGCATTGAGATGGTGAAATTGTATACACACGACCGAAGTTTTATGGACTTTGAATTATAGGCAGATGTTGTCCTTGTCTGACCTTGAATACGATTCTGTTACTGATATGAAACTGTCACCGTGATTGATAATGTTCGCTTGAATCTGCGACATTTTCCAGCACCATACCTGAAGAGGATCCACctattgtattgtatatattaAACAGTTGAAAATGACCCATAAATGCAACCGTTAGCAGTTAATGTTTGTCATTGACTCGATCTTGTTGTAGTAAGGTTTTTGTAGGTAATCGACCTTACAATAACTGACTTGTTATATTTGGACGAAGGTGTATGTGCGGTCGCGTGTCCCGACGTATCGCCGCCGAGGAAAAGGTGTTAATGCTGTCGATGAATCGCGATAAACTGTATATACTGTTTTCCGAATCCTGTCGAGCGTTATTCCGAATCCTGTCGAGCGTTATTCCGTTAATTGTCGTCGTTAGAATTCATCGCCCTGGATGTTATGTAAGCTAATGGCAATGCGTGCGAATACCGAATAGTTGCGAATAATTGCGACTCCAGACGTGCAGTGAAGTTACTCTACTGTGCCTATTAATTTTTGCATAGTATTAAATTTAAGTTTGGCATATAATTGTAATTCCATCAGTGAGCTAACTGTTGTTTTCCTTTGAGTAacatcaataaagttatttagttttatatttttaatccAAATTGTTTTGTTTCCTTCATAAGGACAGGTTAGACAGGTTTTTCCTACAATTGGCCCTTTACGAATTGTTTCAACAAGATACAGTCCTGCAGTTGACTGCGGCTTCAAAATACTCGTCTCGGTTCTTTCTTCAGAAATGTTCATTCTGGCCTGTATATAATTTCTCACATAGTCACCGATACTGTGGATGATTGCTCCTgctgaatcaatttcaattttatcctTTCTAAAAAGATCCCATAACTTTTTATGAGGAGTAGATATAAACGGCCCATTGCTCGAATATTGACGAAGTTTATCATTCCACTCCAACATGAAATTAACATATGGATCCGTCATGGATTGGGTTATTTTATAAGAACATTGAAATGTTTTGTGCAGGTCATAAATGATATCACTCACTAGCGTTCCTACTTTCAACATTTTGTCCCAAGTTTCCATCCTttgaggaaaaaaaattaagtgTCTAGTCTGCAACATTTTCTCTTTTACATCCTTATAGATATCTATTAAGGATATTgattcaataattttgatagCGGAATTTGTTTTGCGTTTTCTTGCCATGGTCACTATTACAGTGTGGAGAAGAATACTGAAACATTGCTGCTTATATGTTATTTATCTTAAAACACATGTCGGTAACCTTTTGTTGACCCACGGACTCGGATCAAAATATAACCTCACGTGTTAAGCTGGAACCCAGCCAGTAACCCACCATATATGTATGGAATACGCTAGTGCTGCACTCTGTGTTTCACATTAGGAACTGCCTGTGAATGAAGGCCTAAATGAAATCATTCATAGGAGTTTATAAATGCTAATTACACGGTTCTGGCTATTCCTGGCTATTACATTTAACACCCCTTAGAAAAAGCACGTTCTTCTGTTTCATGCGGTacattcatgatgaatataaccCAAACACTTATTGAGTTACAGGCTTTCAAAGTTGCCTCAAAAGTCAGCAAAAAAGTTGTACATTtttagtctttatgaatttttgatattacaaataacaccggcgttataaatatatactacaagaagtgttctaaatgtgaattagataacttagctttaacagaatttagtaagcgtaagattagcaaagatggttttcaatattgctgtaaaacttgttttaaactatataccaaacaataccgagaagataatatagaacattataattattatatggcagaatatatgagagaaagatatcaaacagatcttaattttagattgaaacaatgcttaagatatagattaacacaattattcaacaatgaaacacatttagaaacactatctaatttattgggttgttcagatgaattcttaaaatcatggattatatttcaattcgatgataaaatgaatatagataattatggggattattaccatattgatcatgtgttaccaatatctaaatttaacatgaatgatgaatacaataaaaaacttattaagggttggaaaaatttaaggcctttagaaaagaaggaaaacataattaaatctaataaactagatttacagttatatttagatcaactggataaagcaaagacatttgttgaattatggaatagtatttcacagaatcaaccgcattctgaggttttaatcagtggttagaaagctggcaattctatttgagcGTTGTATGTATATTATACATAGCTCTTGTTTACTACTAAAACATATGTTGccaaatatatcttgttttcaattcgaaagaattaatcaattacatcacAAAGGAACATCTGTTACAATCCAGGCAAACATGcagaaataattagtttggtcgaacgtgcgccacgtcggcagttagaaatcaattttcacatacatagtacgtattggatattctctctcaaaacacagtttacagttctaaatctaaatgtaagtaccgttttttgtagttattatgaagtaaggaaacctttaaacatatttaagtacagtaattcattttcacgacatcttttagattaaaatggaatacagaGATCAACCAGAAATTCCAAGTCAACCATCGGAAGAGGAACCAGAAACGATAGATAGTGAAACtcaggaatcaatagaaatggtGGATAAAACTCTCGTaattgacgaacaaacttcacaaaaattacaagaacatttggactatcatcaagaatggtgaaaattctaagtgatgtaatacataataaacaattaccgcgcgaactacaattaccaaaattaccagCAATGCGACTCAAATTGCTTTTGGGACTCAAAGAATCGaaagctaagaaaatgagtggagaAGAGTTGAAcgagtttttaaaatctaaattaatcaTTGACACAGAACATTTAAACTTTCCGGAAATACAAAGTgtagaatttatttcatttgctgaaattactgatatattaaaaaaaagttataaaaCCATATTAAATAGAAAAGCAAAACACCTATGGGACCACATCATTTTCGGGGGTtatctaaatattttcaatgtttgataaagaaactgaGGGGATTTCTTGGGGGCTGTGGATTAAAAAGAACATAGATATCAGTGccggttttgaaagaaaactgagaagagtaggtagattaataaaatatgaaaaattcaaaatattaggattagcatttagtgaagtagtcagatatttaccagaaattgaagaaatgattggaaacaatccagtaataaaagaattctggacaaaattataaattataacactgaaggtctttgtaatatagatatcaaaaaatgtaatctcgattgtatatatctgttttaatattgtattgtttactgttaactaagtattgcgcaataaccggtgcgattggaccgcttttctattgttctccattgttctattattgatcgttgttaatggcggcggttgttctgtattgattgtttactgttaactctgtattgcgcaataaccggtccgattggaccgcttttctattgttctccattgttctattatcgatcgctaaaatttgcataataaatatatatgtaaatgaaatagtaattccaccagtcgtttctttgaatttattttcagtttgaggatttattatcaggaatccgaaatgacttatcaaaagcagcgaggaatgaaaaaggatgacgttagtcgaagaaatggaagaggattctaaaatgttaatcaattttaataaaaaatttgatttataaatggaaaggaatgatgaatacaataaaaaacttatttggaattggaaaaatttaagacctcttgaaaagaaagaaaatcaaatcaaatctaaaacactagatttacagttatatttagaacagttaacaaaggcaaagaaatatattgatcaatggaacaatgatccaaataatgaacaatacgttgaggaatttgatatcaaggatccgaaatgacttatctggacagttataattactgctcctaatagataaacaaaagtagtgagatatgaaatagaattcaaataaaatgtattaatttttaatattttcttttcaaaaaagaatactttatatcacaaataaaaaatactaaaaaaacaataactaatactaaatttctttacctttaactaagccagtattaatctaaagagatGCTGGTATAATTTGAAGAAtgcttataatatttttttcgcctTTTTTTCTCCTATATacatgtcaaagaaatctaataagaatagtattgatattgaaaaaacattagatgatttgggtataagtgataataaagatacagttgtaactaattgtgctcaagttaattgtaatattgattatgaatactatctatattgtaaacaccatcttgaattactaattgctggcgggaaatctaaagagtttttaactaagataattacttttcaagaattagatgctatgaaaccagataaagtaatgaaatattttaagattcatgaagaagctagattagctagaataaatgattctatttcagatggtattgtcaaatgttactctaagttatgtaaccggttaataccaattgatgatgaaaataaattatatagtgatttgaaaaataactacttagttatgactgaattacaaaaatgggtcggatatgcttcatttcaattaggatcggttatgaccttaatttctactggtgtcataacattttcgaatatcaagcctatggaatataaatcaggtaagaacgaaacagatgtactacaaccaaacggcgaaaaattaactaaaataaatgagtgatggagttaagaaaaaggttagatctgaaaaacaaattaaatgggcaagagaattaggtaaaagatcttcagaattaaaaaaagctaagaaaaagaaattaactgatataaatgaatcacagactttatctgatattaattcaaataataatccatctgattcttctaatagtggaagaaataattacttatatattacaattgggttaatcacaattactatattctctggtgtaatatataaatcaaaattcaaatctgatgataaagatgattccaatgatgataaacctattataccagaaaataagtcaaatcataaagtcattgaaactaaatctaaattattattaatggattaaaataagatgaaaaaagaacaatatttaagagatttatattacaacccagaaagtgaagtatcatattctaacgtttcagaattatgggataaaattaaatctgataatgaaaatggtaatataaaatatagtgaattaaaatcatggttacaaaatcaaccaacatatcaaatccacaagaaaatggataaaacttatttaacaagaaaagttatggtttcatatatcgatcaacaatggcaagcagatttaattgatatgaagaacttagaggaatacaacaaaggatatttctggatattaaatgttatagacatattcagtagatacgcatggtcaattccaatcaaaaataaaactggaatagaagtgacaaatgcttttaaatcaatatttaaagaagctattccagataagatacaatttgatgaaggtaaggaattctataacaaacattttaataaattgcCCTGAGGCAAAGTGGTTTACCTCGAATAGTATCAGTTAGTTTGTTGTCGATAGTTAGTCCTTCACTTTTAATACAGACTCGTGTAAATGGGATAAATTGTTGTAATTCCTAATTAAGTGGATTCTTCAGTAAATATACATAGTTGAATATATGGCAGTACGTACAAGTTATATTTAATCAATTAAGAATTAACAACAAATACACATTTGAATAGGAATAAATCAAGTTAAAATTCAATAATTGTTGTCAAATATTGTGTCTTGGTTTGttaatttaggaaataaatatatgaagtctcaaatttttggttgtGCTGATGGTTGCAAGGATACCAATTagtaaaatgagaaaaatatataaattttgtatagaaactaaatttatttattacatattcaaaaataatacttatcaaataacaatatgtGATAAAATAACTCTgttaacattttaaaaatgaataaatgcttATAGGTAAATACAGTGAATTAGCATTATAAAGAGATTTGTCCTATAACACTATGATTCGTTTAACAtggatgacatcatcagacgTTGAATGGTTGTTGATTAAATTGATTTCTATGTTTGGACGTATTAACCAAATAAGGCTGCCTCCCAAAATCCTATTACAGTGTATAAAATTGAAGTTGCCAAGTGTATAGAAGCAAAGACTATAAAAATATAGTAATAGATATAATAACAGAAATGACATAGATATTAACAACGCAGGCTAGCGTCGGAATTAATGTTCTCGAATTTGTATAAAATTAAGATATAATAACAGAAATGACATAGATATTAACAACGCAGGCTAGCGTTGGAATTATTGTTCTCAAATTTGTATAAAATTAAGATATAATAACAGAAATGATTTGATCACACCTGTTGGACctagatattttaatcctGTAGGCTAACATTGGAATTATTGTCGTCGTACTATTTAAAATTACGTTAAAGTAACAGAAATGATTTGATAACACTAGTTGTACATAGATATTCTAATCCAGCAGGCAAGCATCAGAATCATCATCCTCATCCAGTAGACGGGCGTCAGGATCTTCATAAACATTGTTTTGAGTTGTGACAGCTGGTTTGTTACTCCCTGCcaaattaaaatatttattagaCCATTTTTCACGTTGCCATGATAAATATGTTACCAGAAATTTTTTGGGCATTAAGTGGTGGGGAGTATATATGAGGGGATTTCCTagtaatttgatttaaatcatttttgttATCATGGAAGAAAATTGCAGTGATTGGATCATGAAAATTAGCAATTGCATAATAATATTGCAGGATATTTGAGGAGGGATAGTAAAAATTTTATAACAATGAGTATCAAAACATACTGAAAGTTTGTTTCTAACTAATAATGAAGTGAATAAGTATATGTACAAACAGGTTATTTTTAATGATCGGATTCCATGCATTTAGTTTTAGACCTTGCACGTATAGTTCAATTTGTTTAGAAGTTTGAGTTTAGACTCAATTTTTGATTTAGCCAGCTATTAACTAATGATGTGTATTTTTTAGGAggaaatataatttaccaGAGGTGGAGGCTTTAGGCTGTTTTTGTAGGTCATATTCTGCCAGACCTATGATGGTGTCACCTGTAAATATACATACGTAATttaataattacataatttcatataatatcctacaaattttgaaatcaatatttagAACAATACATTAGCAGGTTCTGTCGATAGAGGTAATGCTGGATTTTGCAAATTTTAATTAGTACAGACAAATATATGGTTATATTTTGGTAAGCTTGCACATCTTGAACAGTACAAAcaggaaatatatttatttttgaaccAGTTTGAACTAAATGTAGAATATCTAGTAGCATATTAGGCAAAGTTTAATATATGTCAGATAtcgtttttatgaaaatcatttagaATACCTAAAATCTTTAGTTGAATTTGTCCAATTTCAGTCATGCATTCAATGACGTCTTGTTCCATGCCTTGATTtccattgaaattgattatttgaagaAGTAGGTTCTTTTCTACGGAATAAGTGGTAACTTCATCATCtgttgaaattgatgataCATAGTAGAGTAGAGGAGTTTCTGATTCAATGCCCAGGAAGGTAACATTTGCGATTGTCACCTCAGGAGtttttaactgaaaataaCATATGCAAATaacatgaaaataagatttagGTGGTGTCCAATTATATGGATAAGATTTTTTAGGTCTTTTTAAAGGTTTTTTGTGCGTAAGTAGGGGCGTCAtgagaaatttatttttgaaaattatcttTATGAATAGCTATCTTACTATGATTTCTGTTTTATAAGTTGATCTGAGTTGTTTGATATTATCTTTGGTTGTAGCAGTTCGCAGGTGTGTGATGGTAGTACTGTCACCTAGTTTTATTGGAGATGAAGATTTGTCTGCCCACAAAACAACGTCAATATTGGCGGTTTTGTCTTCTACAACGATGTTTCTGACTTTAATGTTAGCACCAGTGGCTGTAATTTTAACATCCCTTGGTTCTTCGTCCTGGAAATAAGGTAAAAcagaaatatttgtaattattaCAAGAAATATCTTCAATAATATAGTGAATAGGCCTGAAATGAGTATTTTTACAGTTGATTATGATTAGTTTATATCCTGTCATGTGACTGAATATTCATAAAAGTTTAATTGGACATTAATTATTGGACAGCTTAGCTGGGGATTAATTTAACAGCATGAGAGCATACCTGATTATCAAATCAGAACTTTTTGGCTGGACAGCTATTACGTGGCCAATAATTCCCTAACCCGgacatgaaatatttttggacATGAATGCTTTGTGGCATAATTACCACAAAGCAAGCTAAGGTatttatagtttatttttacATATGAATGCAGTATGGTTGCTATTCATAAATTATAGAGGCTCTGAGCATCATAAGTCAATTTCTTATGTACATAAAGGTCTAATGTTTGTATACAAGTTTGAAAAGTGATTCTGGATGTTATTAATTTACCTTTACAATTCTTCCAGTTATACTGGACAAGTTGGAGTCAGTATCATTGAACTTGATTTCGGCAATATCACGTGCCACTGGAGCTATTTCTATAATTAAAGCTCTGGCTTCTTCAACTACTTTTTGAGGAACATtgaccttttttgttttgGTAATAACACACTTTTTTGATAGTAGCATATGTTTCTTtcccatttcaaaattccttaGAAGCACAGAGTCGCcttcttttaattttctatcTATGCAGTCTTCATAACTTATAGCCTTGCACGTTCTTTCTTCATCACAGATtgcatattcatatttgtttgTACGCTGGTTTAGTTGTTTAGTAGCTATCAGGACTTTCACAGGTTTGGTATAAAATTTGCTGTTGTTGAGCACAACGTGTTTTAGAGAAAGCATCtgtaaaagaataagaagTAATTGGTTACAAgtatttcagatgatttttagtgtttttttatcatttgcAGACAGGAAATGAATAATGCAGTGGTACAGATATAGCCTATTAGAGTTTTACTGTATTCAAAATAAAGAACAGTAAATCATACTGTGGTCTGACCAGTAGGTGTCAATAATTCCTACTTGAATGTTGGACATAGACACATTAGTGAAGATGAGGTCAAGTGTGCTCCCATGTTTAGTTGTTGGATGTTTTACAAGTTGGTGGCAATTAAACTTGTTTACCATGAACCCAGCTAATATGTCATTGTAGTCAGTTGAATGAACGATGGATTTCATGTTGAAATCTCCCATAATTACTAATGGGCTATGCAAGTCTAGGTGATTTGACAATGCATTCATAGAGTAGAATAGGGTTTCTAATGAACATTGTGGTGACACGTAAACGAAGACAATTTGGTGAGGTCTGTGCATATATTGCACACAAATGTATGTATATTCTATGTTGACCTGGCTGCTAACATAAGATTCTAGAAGGTGTATATTGCTTTTGTAGTATGCAATTAGGCCATGTGGTGGTCTAAATGCAGTAGTAAGATGTTGGGGCATGTCATTGCGAATAATTTTGTAGCCGGGCATGTCAAGTTCAGATTCTTGGTCAGAACAAATAAGTCTTGACTCAGAAAATCCACTTATGTCAGCAGCTTTGACATTTGGGTTGTCTTTGATATCAAGATAATGTTTTGAGTATGACCTAGCATTTTGATATATGATTTTTAATGCAAAAGGCAAAGTTAAATACAGTGGTGTGTAACATAGCTGTAATTGTCTGTGTTGGCACATATATTCCATATGTTGGATGACATGTGAAGatacagatatttttttttcatttagatTAAGTATGTGCAAACCTGACAATTGTTTTACACGACTGAGGGCAACATAGTGTGAATGAGTTAGTATGGATGCAGGTGTTTTGGCTCCAGTACTCATGTCAACAACTATTGTGTCAAATGTTCCACCTTGGGCACGATGAATTGTTCTGCCTGAACTGGGCATAAGTGGAAATTGAGTTCTCTGAACAGTGACATTTCTGACAGTGAATGAACGTTTCAGTGCAAATATTGGAGTCCAGCTAGCAGTTATCTGGTCAGTAAAAAAACATCTATATTTGTTTCTTTGTTGTTTGCCTACATCAGTATTACGGAACTCTACCCATATTATGGATGGTCGATCACTGGtattattatcaaattgtatttttttcacaGTGCATTCAGATCCATTAATTATACCATCATCAACTGAAATGTTAACTGTTGTAATGTAAATCAATGACTCGGCAACGTTTAAAATTCTTGGAAGGCCACTTGCATCTATATAAGTTTTACAGTTTTCACAGGCATATAATACTTTAGTTTTTACTGAACTACATATATCTGTTAAGACAACGTCTGTACATTTTATTGATACTTTAACTGATGAGACAGCATTAAATATCTGGTCATTGTGTTTCTGAGCTTGGATTTTTAGAGGGAAAAAATGTGGAGCAGATTTAGGATATATTGTATTAGATGAAGAGACTATACGAGACTTTAAAATGCCTTTGTCTAAGTGGGACAAATTGTTGGTTCTCAAACGATTCAAAAGCTCAGCAAAAGCTAAATCTTCTTTTTGTCTCATAATCTGATGAAGTTCGTAGATTTTAAAATTGTCTAGCCATAGATTATTAGCAAATGCAGCATATTCTTTAGGTACTGGTTGAAATATAAACCTATCCATCACTGGTTTTAATTGGTAGAGGTCGCCGAAGTTAATAATATGTACGCCTCCAAATATCTTTTGATTACCCATTATTTCTTTCAAACGTAGATTAATTGTATAAAACATACAAGCACCAACCATTGAAATCTCATCTATTATGACTACTTGTAGGTTCATGTACTTAGTTCTCAGAGCATTTAAAGAACTAGCTGACAACGGCTCATACTTGTATCCTCGACTTGGTGGGATCTTAAAGGCACCATGAATTGTGGAGCCATTAATACCATAAGCAGCCATACCGGTAGGGGCCAAAAGAAGGACTTTACAATCGTCAGGATTTTCTCCTGGTAAAGAGGATAGAGAGCGCAACAAGTACTGATGTATAGCCTTAATTACAATAGA
It includes:
- the LOC141915172 gene encoding uncharacterized protein LOC141915172, with translation MTLNFLFQVENSRKEIMLSLKHVVLNNSKFYTKPVKVLIATKQLNQRTNKYEYAICDEERTCKAISYEDCIDRKLKEGDSVLLRNFEMGKKHMLLSKKCVITKTKKVNVPQKVVEEARALIIEIAPVARDIAEIKFNDTDSNLSSITGRIVKDEEPRDVKITATGANIKVRNIVVEDKTANIDVVLWADKSSSPIKLGDSTTITHLRTATTKDNIKQLRSTYKTEIILKTPEVTIANVTFLGIESETPLLYYVSSISTDDEVTTYSVEKNLLLQIINFNGNQGMEQDVIECMTEIGQIQLKILGDTIIGLAEYDLQKQPKASTSGSNKPAVTTQNNVYEDPDARLLDEDDDSDACLLD